The following proteins come from a genomic window of Sorghum bicolor cultivar BTx623 chromosome 3, Sorghum_bicolor_NCBIv3, whole genome shotgun sequence:
- the LOC8055298 gene encoding uncharacterized protein LOC8055298: MRSRGTAWMLGLTSDNCNPAVMSSPPLPSQAKLPATGSSAACLPRPRDRHLLVRGWSAGAGAGATPLVAASSSSGPACCHHYSVATAPSLRAASTSSRRGGGAGLDALTVTASAVAVSVCLIFFSAIRSMLACKRDAEFLEKYFDSAREKLPETMASVRLVGREIGDLAADLSDLSQELTKGVKNSMNIVHTAEAQLRQSPRSTLPGPARRMSNQKNVTEEPLLASTVRDLRQLIADIRTGFGAAAGIAGLSMWALKFGSKGRKNRS; encoded by the exons ATGAGGTCGAGAGGAACCGCTTGGATGCTGGGACTGACAAGCGACAACTGCAACCCCGCCGTCATGTCGTCCCCTCCGCTCCCTAGCCAAGCCAAACTCCCCGCCACCGGCAGCTCCGCCGCGTGCCTCCCCCGCCCGCGTGACCGTCACCTCCTAGTCCGCGGTTggtccgccggcgccggcgccggcgctacGCCTCTCGTGGCCGCGTCCTCCTCCTCGGGCCCCGCCTGCTGCCATCACTACTCCGTGGCTACCGCCCCCTCCCTGCGCGCCGCCTCCACCTCCTCAAGGCGCGGGGGCGGCGCTGGCCTCGACGCCCTCACCGTCACTGCTTCCGCG GTTGCAGTATCTGTGTGCTTGATATTCTTTTCGGCGATTCGCTCCATGCTG GCATGTAAGAGGGATGCAGAGTTTCTCGAGAAGTACTTTGATTCAGCAAGAGAGAAACTACCAGAAACTATGGCTTCAGTGAGACTGGTTGGGAGGGAGATAGGTGATTTGGCTGCAGATCTTAGTGATCTAAG TCAAGAATTAACAAAGGGTGTGAAAAATTCTATGAACATTGTTCACACGGCCGAGGCACAACTTCGCCAGTCGCCACGTTCTACCCTGCCAG GACCCGCACGGAGAATGTCTAATCAGAAGAACGTGACAGAGGAGCCATTGCTAGCTAGCACTGTACGAGATCTGCGTCAGTTGATTGCGGATATCCGGACAGGATTTGGAGCAGCGGCTGGCATCGCCGGTCTTTCCATGTGGGCGTTGAAATTTGGCTCAAAGGGCCGCAAGAATCGCTCATAG
- the LOC8055299 gene encoding uncharacterized protein LOC8055299 yields MAKTSVEFCLISARGLGRRSSLLKPQWFSVAWVDPNSKYCTKVDASGSSDPSWGMKFSVSVDEHDLSNLQQMALTVEVYRREPIFLREHLQGSAVVQMNEYFDKFEHGKEQPGVVEETASFQLRRKKSDKAHGFVDVSIRIYKEQDVHAQFSGSHDGSKHPNQVGITLAIEDGPVYNYPPLPSSHYRDHSKGDDRYSNTMPTSPTTWPDPSLSGSNGYSNQPPLIPQTLPPPTSNLSYFPPYPTRGQVPQSYINMPPRRFADQNGSSNLGMGLGAGALAAGTLIFGENLLPEPNFGAGLDGASLTLSSDAPF; encoded by the exons ATGGCGAAAACGTCAGTGGAATTCTGCCTGATCTCCGCGCGCGGCCTGGGACGCAGATCGTCGCTGCTCAAGCCGCAGTGGTTCTCCGTCGCATGGGTCGATCCCAACAGCAAGTACTGCACCAAGGTGGATGCATCAGGGAGCTCCGACCCAAGCTGGGGCATGAAGTTCTCGGTCTCGGTTGACGAGCATGACCTGAGCAACCTGCAGCAGATGGCGCTGACGGTGGAAGTGTACAGGAGAGAGCCCATCTTCCTCAGGGAGCACCTCCAGGGGTCTGCCGTTGTCCAGATGAACGAGTATTTCGACAAATTTGAGCATGGCAAGGAGCAGCCTGGGGTCGTTGAGGAGACTGCAAGCTTCCAGCTTAGGAGGAAGAAGTCAGACAAAGCTCATGGGTTTGTCGACGTATCCATCCGTATCTACAAGGAGCAAGATGTTCATGCTCAGTTTTCAG GATCACATGATGGATCAAAGCACCCAAACCAGGTCGGTATCACACTAGCTATAGAAGATGGTCCAGTTTATAATTATCCACCactgccctctagccattataGGGATCACAGCAAAGGTGATGATCGCTACAGCAACACCATGCCAACAAGCCCTACCACTTGGCCAGATCCATCACTGTCAGGAAGTAATGGATATAGCAATCAACCCCCACTGATCCCACAAACCTTGCCACCTCCCACTTCAAACCTCAGTTACTTCCCACCGTATCCTACGAGGGGGCAAGTACCACAGAGCTACATAAATATGCCACCAAGAAGGTTTGCAGATCAGAACGGTTCATCTAACCTTGGAATGGGGCTCGGAGCTGGAGCACTGGCTGCTGGAACTCTGATATTTGGTGAAAATTTGTTGCCAGAACCAAATTTTGGTGCTGGCCTTGATGGCGCGAGCTTGACTTTATCTTCTGATGCACCATTCTAA
- the LOC8055300 gene encoding pentatricopeptide repeat-containing protein At3g14730, translating into MRAAPGRSAEAYQATTTSHLLAAAASPPRREMAALRVPLHAVLSRGAAPPSAGLLLPLHAHLVVSGRLAASPAVTTSLVSLYVRGPAALHPAVPLLLPASAPLPCFNAALSLPHALALPLFRRLLAAHSPDAFSFPPIFSSAPASPQLLALHALALRFGLVHDLFCASALLRGCLRFGLADHAHRLFDELRHRDVVVWNSMVNGFVKLGCFDRATECFRKMREEGGVEISSFTVTGILSMCTATADFGRGAAVHGLSVKSGFDKEASVCNALIDLYGKCHRVHDATMVFEGLPDTDKDLFSWNSMLSAHQYSADHTGTMRLFARMRRTALLPDAVTVAAVLPACAQTAALQVGREVHGYIVTSGLACDGALDVFACNALADMYAKSGGLDDACRVFDWTRQRDVASWNIMIDGYASHGHGQEALMLFHQMIEEGLVPDEVTLLGALSACSHSGLLEEGKGFLKRMKEEFGLEPQLEHYACVTDMLGRAGRLDEARKVIEEAGDVGAGAWRTYLAACRMHGDKERAQEAARMLMMAEESGSGGWVLLANTYGWDGNFEELEEVREEMKRQGVQKAAGCSWVEVG; encoded by the coding sequence ATGCGAGCCGCGCCGGGGCGAAGCGCCGAAGCCTACCAGGCTACCACTACCAGCCATCTTTTGGCAGCCGCTGCCTCGCCGCCCCGGCGGGAGatggcggcgctgcgcgtcccGCTGCACGCCGTCCTCTCTCGCGGCGCGGCGCCTCCGTCCGCGGGCCTGCTCCTCCCGCTCCACGCGCACCTCGTCGTGTCGGGCCGCCTCGCCGCGTCGCCCGCCGTGACCACGTCCCTCGTCTCCCTCTACGTTCGCGGCCCGGCCGCGCTGCACCCGGCCGTGCCGCTCCTCCTCCCGGCCTCCGCGCCGCTGCCCTGCTTCAACGCCGCGCTCTCCCTGCCGCACgcgctcgcgctcccgctcttcCGCCGCCTCCTCGCCGCGCACTCCCCCGACGCCTTCTCCTTCCCGCCCATCTTCTCCTCGGCCCCCGCCTCGCCGCAACTGCTCGCGCTCCATGCCCTCGCGCTCCGCTTCGGCCTCGTCCACGACCTGTTCTGCGCCAGCGCTCTGCTCCGCGGGTGCCTGAGGTTCGGCCTCGCTGACCATGCGCACCGCCTGTTCGACGAATTGAGGCACCGGGACGTCGTCGTGTGGAACTCCATGGTCAATGGGTTCGTCAAACTCGGGTGCTTTGACCGCGCCACGGAGTGCTTCAGGAAGATGAGGGAGGAGGGTGGGGTTGAGATCAGCAGCTTCACAGTCACCGGGATCTTGTCCATGTGTACAGCAACAGCTGATTTCGGGCGCGGGGCTGCAGTACACGGGTTGTCGGTGAAGTCAGGATTTGACAAGGAGGCATCTGTGTGCAATGCGTTGATAGATCTTTACGGGAAGTGCCACCGGGTGCACGATGCAACCATGGTGTTTGAGGGGCTGCCAGATACTGATAAGGATCTGTTCAGCTGGAACTCCATGCTGTCAGCGCATCAGTACTCGGCTGATCACACGGGGACGATGAGGCTCTTTGCGAGGATGAGACGTACTGCACTTTTGCCTGATGCAGTGACTGTTGCCGCTGTTCTCCCCGCATGCGCGCAGACTGCAGCCCTGCAGGTTGGGAGGGAGGTGCATGGATACATCGTGACGAGCGGACTGGCCTGTGATGGAGCACTGGACGTGTTTGCTTGCAATGCGCTGGCGGACATGTACGCAAAGAGCGGTGGGCTGGATGATGCTTGTCGTGTGTTTGATTGGACACGTCAACGGGATGTGGCATCGTGGAACATTATGATCGATGGGTATGCGTCACATGGGCATGGCCAGGAGGCACTGATGTTGTTCCACCAGATGATAGAAGAAGGCCTGGTTCCAGATGAGGTAACACTGCTGGGAGCATTGTCGGCTTGTAGCCACTCTGGGCTTCTCGAGGAAGGAAAGGGTTTTCTAAAGAGGATGAAAGAGGAGTTTGGATTGGAGCCACAGCTCGAGCACTATGCGTGCGTCACCGACATGCTTGGGCGAGCAGGGAGGTTGGATGAAGCAAGAAAGGTAATAGAAGAGGCTGGTGATGTTGGTGCAGGTGCATGGAGGACATACCTTGCGGCATGCCGGATGCATGGTGATAAGGAGAGAGCACAAGAGGCAGCTAGGATGTTGATGATGGCAGAGGAATCAGGGAGTGGGGGATGGGTTCTGCTTGCCAACACTTATGGTTGGGACGGAAACTTTGAGGAGCTCGAAGAGGTGAGAGAGGAGATGAAACGCCAAGGCGTGCAGAAGGCAGCTGGTTGCAGCTGGGTTGAGGTCGGATGA